In Candidatus Hydrogenedentota bacterium, the following are encoded in one genomic region:
- a CDS encoding GNAT family N-acetyltransferase translates to MIRIRAVQSGSTILSEDRIAQTQEIFRQAFPEPDMAGYAGRIPELLRDPIEQGYHTTLLIAERAFGRVDGFALLIHFPQAECAFLDFIAVRPKLHGSGIGGALYEATREYCQQMGGKGLYLEVDPDQPEDAVDLSVLDQSRKRIQFYEQYGVRVIDGTAYAMPVGDPPTTAYLLFDGLGVTEELSRASARKAVEMLLTRRFGHIADPAYRKAVLESFRDDPVRFRPRLRTRSNAPRQAVLHRRLGERFAMVISQKHEIHHVRERGYYERPARVRALDEALRGTGLFARMAPREHGERPVLAVHDAHFVQFLRAVTHKLKEGRPFYPDTFPIRRPDRRPKHHPDQAGFYCIDTGTPLYRNAFIAAKAAANTAVTAAEELLAGRRLAYAVCRPPGHHAGANYFGGFCYFNNAAIAAQFLRPHGRIAILDIDYHHGNGTQDIFYERSDVLTVSIHGDPDVEYPYFSGFSNEIGEYEGAGCNQNFPLPTGTDNERYLRTFARALDTVKSFKPEIVIVSLGFDTLKGDPTGSFVLTPAALRTMGKRLADLRLPLLVVQEGGYNVRNIRQGSVAFFTGCAEGAGA, encoded by the coding sequence ATGATACGCATTCGCGCCGTCCAGAGCGGTTCCACAATTCTTTCGGAGGACCGTATTGCGCAGACCCAGGAGATTTTCCGCCAGGCCTTTCCCGAGCCGGACATGGCGGGCTATGCCGGGCGTATTCCGGAGTTGCTGCGGGATCCGATCGAGCAGGGCTACCACACGACGCTGCTGATTGCGGAGCGGGCCTTCGGGCGGGTGGATGGTTTTGCGCTGCTGATCCATTTCCCGCAGGCGGAGTGCGCGTTTCTGGACTTCATCGCGGTGCGCCCGAAGCTCCACGGGAGCGGGATCGGCGGGGCGCTGTACGAGGCGACGCGGGAATATTGCCAGCAAATGGGGGGGAAGGGGCTGTACCTGGAGGTGGACCCGGATCAGCCGGAAGACGCGGTGGATCTATCGGTGTTGGATCAGTCGCGCAAGCGCATCCAGTTCTACGAGCAGTATGGCGTGCGGGTGATAGACGGCACGGCCTACGCCATGCCGGTCGGCGATCCGCCCACGACGGCTTACCTGCTGTTTGACGGGCTTGGCGTGACGGAAGAGCTTTCGCGGGCGAGCGCGCGGAAGGCGGTGGAGATGCTGCTGACGCGCCGCTTCGGACACATTGCGGATCCGGCCTACCGGAAGGCGGTGCTGGAGTCGTTCCGGGACGATCCGGTCCGCTTTCGCCCGCGCTTGCGGACGCGATCAAACGCGCCGCGCCAGGCGGTCCTGCACCGGCGGCTGGGCGAACGCTTCGCGATGGTTATCAGCCAGAAACACGAGATCCACCACGTGCGGGAGCGCGGCTATTACGAGCGGCCCGCCCGGGTCCGCGCGCTTGACGAGGCGTTGCGCGGTACGGGGCTGTTCGCCCGGATGGCGCCGCGCGAGCACGGGGAGCGCCCGGTGCTGGCGGTGCACGACGCGCATTTTGTGCAGTTTCTACGGGCGGTGACGCACAAGCTGAAGGAGGGACGCCCCTTCTACCCGGATACGTTTCCGATCCGGCGTCCAGACCGGCGTCCGAAGCACCACCCGGACCAGGCGGGCTTCTATTGCATCGACACGGGCACACCGCTGTACCGGAACGCGTTTATCGCGGCGAAGGCGGCCGCGAACACGGCGGTCACGGCGGCGGAAGAGCTGCTGGCGGGGCGTCGCCTGGCCTATGCGGTGTGCCGCCCGCCGGGCCACCACGCGGGGGCCAATTACTTCGGCGGCTTCTGCTATTTCAACAATGCGGCGATAGCGGCGCAGTTTCTCCGGCCGCACGGGCGAATCGCGATCCTGGATATCGACTACCACCACGGCAACGGCACGCAGGATATCTTCTACGAGCGCAGCGACGTGCTCACGGTGTCGATCCATGGCGATCCGGACGTGGAATACCCGTACTTCAGCGGGTTCTCGAACGAAATCGGTGAATATGAGGGGGCGGGCTGCAACCAGAATTTTCCGCTGCCGACCGGGACGGACAACGAGCGCTATCTCCGGACCTTTGCGCGCGCGCTGGACACGGTGAAGTCCTTCAAGCCGGAGATTGTGATCGTCAGCCTGGGCTTCGACACGCTCAAGGGCGATCCGACGGGGTCCTTCGTGCTGACGCCGGCCGCTTTGCGCACGATGGGCAAGCGCCTGGCGGACCTTCGCCTGCCGCTGCTTGTGGTGCAGGAAGGCGGCTACAACGTCCGGAACATCCGGCAGGGCAGCGTGGCGTTCTTTACCGGCTGCGCCGAGGGGGCGGGCGCGTAG
- a CDS encoding PIN domain-containing protein, translating into MKVLVDSSIWSLMLRRKSPGVNRETEILLQLIQERRALLIGAIRQEILTGISHRLAFERLALKLQAFPDLSLDRGDYVNAASFANTCRARGIQGSTTDFLICAAAVRHNLAIYTADNDFKHFAEHLPIKLYLKNTNGGLP; encoded by the coding sequence GTGAAGGTGCTGGTCGATAGCAGCATCTGGTCGTTGATGTTGCGGCGCAAGTCACCAGGCGTGAATCGCGAAACAGAGATATTGCTCCAACTCATCCAGGAGCGGCGCGCACTTTTGATTGGAGCCATACGTCAAGAAATCCTGACTGGCATCTCCCACAGGTTAGCGTTTGAACGGCTCGCGCTCAAGTTGCAGGCGTTTCCCGATTTGTCGCTCGATCGGGGCGATTATGTCAACGCGGCATCGTTCGCAAATACCTGCCGCGCCCGGGGCATTCAAGGGTCGACCACGGATTTTCTGATATGCGCTGCCGCCGTACGACATAATCTCGCCATTTATACAGCCGACAATGACTTTAAGCACTTCGCGGAGCATCTACCTATCAAGCTGTATCTGAAAAACACCAACGGAGGTCTACCATGA
- a CDS encoding acetolactate synthase large subunit has protein sequence MKASDLFVKALEAEGVRYIFGIPGEENLDLLDSIRRSSIELVLTRHEQAAGFMAATVGRLTGEAGVCLSTLGPGATNLVTAAAYAQLGAMPMVMITGQKPVRKSKQGQFQIIDAVDMLRPLTKYTRQLVSGNNIPARVREAFRLAEEERPGAAHIELPEDIAIEETDAPVLHASQVRRPTAEIKSIRAAVTMIEEARHPLILIGAGANRKLTSKMLREFIDKTGIPFFSTQMGKGVVDEHDALFMGNAALSANDFVHRAIDAADLIINVGHDVVEKPPFFMGREDLKVIHINFISARVDPVYFPQLEVVGDIANSIWRIKEKVEVQESWDFSRFNVVKKHVEASIHEGSDDPRFPVYPQRLVADVRKVMPKDSIIALDNGIYKIWFARNYKAYSPKSVLLDNALASMGAGLPSAMAARLVYPDRKVLSVCGDGGFMMNSQEMETAVRMNMDLVIMILRDDAYGMIKWKQANMELPEFGLSYGNPDFVKYAESYGAFGHRVEKTDDLVPLLQQCLDSKGVHLIDVPVDYSENDRILNHELKAKSQLV, from the coding sequence ATGAAAGCTTCGGATCTCTTTGTCAAAGCCCTTGAAGCGGAGGGCGTTCGGTACATTTTCGGCATTCCCGGCGAGGAGAATCTCGACCTGCTTGATTCCATCCGGCGTTCGAGTATCGAACTGGTGCTGACACGGCACGAACAGGCCGCCGGCTTCATGGCCGCGACCGTCGGCCGCCTCACCGGCGAGGCCGGCGTCTGCCTCAGCACGCTCGGACCCGGCGCCACCAACCTCGTCACCGCCGCGGCCTACGCCCAACTCGGCGCCATGCCGATGGTCATGATCACCGGACAGAAGCCCGTGCGCAAGAGCAAGCAGGGCCAGTTCCAGATAATCGACGCCGTGGACATGCTTCGCCCGCTCACCAAGTACACCCGCCAGCTCGTTAGCGGAAACAACATCCCCGCGCGCGTGCGCGAAGCATTTCGCCTCGCCGAGGAAGAACGCCCCGGCGCCGCCCACATCGAATTGCCCGAGGACATCGCCATCGAGGAGACCGACGCGCCGGTGCTTCACGCCAGCCAGGTGCGCCGCCCGACCGCGGAGATCAAGTCCATTCGAGCCGCCGTGACCATGATCGAGGAGGCCCGCCACCCGCTCATCCTCATCGGCGCCGGCGCCAACCGAAAGCTCACGTCCAAGATGCTTCGCGAGTTCATCGACAAGACCGGCATTCCCTTCTTCAGCACCCAGATGGGCAAGGGGGTGGTGGATGAACACGACGCGCTCTTCATGGGCAACGCGGCGCTTTCCGCAAACGATTTCGTACACCGCGCGATCGACGCGGCCGACCTGATCATCAATGTCGGTCACGACGTGGTCGAAAAGCCCCCGTTCTTCATGGGCCGGGAAGATCTGAAGGTGATTCACATCAACTTCATCTCCGCCCGCGTGGACCCGGTCTATTTCCCGCAGCTCGAAGTCGTCGGCGATATCGCCAACAGCATCTGGCGCATCAAGGAAAAGGTCGAGGTGCAGGAGAGCTGGGACTTCTCCCGCTTCAACGTCGTCAAGAAACACGTGGAAGCCAGCATTCACGAAGGCTCGGACGACCCGCGCTTCCCCGTCTATCCCCAGCGCCTCGTGGCCGATGTGCGCAAGGTCATGCCCAAAGACAGTATCATCGCCCTGGACAACGGCATCTACAAGATTTGGTTCGCCCGGAACTACAAGGCCTATTCGCCCAAGTCCGTGCTGCTCGACAACGCCCTCGCGTCCATGGGAGCGGGGCTGCCATCGGCCATGGCGGCGCGCCTCGTCTACCCGGACCGGAAGGTCCTGTCCGTGTGCGGCGACGGCGGCTTCATGATGAACTCCCAGGAGATGGAGACGGCGGTCCGCATGAACATGGACCTCGTCATCATGATTCTCCGGGACGACGCCTACGGCATGATCAAGTGGAAACAGGCCAACATGGAACTGCCGGAGTTCGGCCTCAGCTACGGCAACCCCGACTTCGTCAAGTACGCCGAAAGCTACGGCGCCTTCGGCCACCGCGTCGAAAAAACCGACGACCTCGTCCCACTGTTGCAGCAGTGCCTCGACAGCAAGGGCGTCCACCTGATCGACGTACCCGTCGACTACTCCGAGAACGATCGCATCCTCAACCACGAACTGAAGGCCAAGAGCCAGCTCGTCTAG
- a CDS encoding type II toxin-antitoxin system VapB family antitoxin yields MATNLQLDDELINEAVRLGAHRSKKDAVTKALEDYVSYLRQLEIIELFGTIDYDPDYDYKEQRKRQ; encoded by the coding sequence ATGGCGACGAATTTACAACTGGATGACGAACTTATTAACGAGGCCGTGCGCCTGGGCGCGCACCGGAGCAAAAAAGACGCAGTGACCAAAGCATTGGAGGACTACGTAAGCTATCTGAGACAACTCGAGATCATCGAGCTCTTTGGCACCATCGATTACGATCCCGACTACGATTACAAAGAGCAGCGGAAACGACAGTGA
- a CDS encoding sulfatase-like hydrolase/transferase, with amino-acid sequence MTRRRFLAYTGGVACALAAGAQDDSTKRPNIVLLMGDDHGWEETGYNGHPHLKTPVMDEMAATGLRLDRFYAAAPVCSPTRGSVITGRHPNRYGTFSANWSIRPEETSVAQILGAAGYACGHFGKWHLGPVKAESPTSPGAMGFHEWVSHDNFFEVDPTFSRNGGPPEQFHGESSEIVIEEAMRFIDKAQQNGKNFFVVVWFGSPHEPYRGLAKDNALYDDLPDEYAGRSTSVTSFETGDTVERPLRDVLRERYAEITAMDRSMGRLREHLAGRGLRDDTLLWYCGDNGTQGGVNVASPFRGKKGDVYEGGVRVPGLIEWPAGIPEPRASDVNTVTSDILPTLCALAGQPLPERPLDGISLKPLLEGAMPERPEPIRFWSYNTRGEAEGREPYIAPELQEGTTPLVKLMAGKPTRSFRNFHHPEIAESDYEGPRAILDNRYKLVVHDGRRELFDVRDDPAETKNLLEDHPEIAEQLERKLHAWQKSVLRSLTGADYGQS; translated from the coding sequence ATGACACGGCGGCGATTCCTGGCGTATACGGGGGGCGTGGCTTGCGCGCTGGCCGCGGGTGCGCAGGACGATTCCACGAAGCGACCCAACATCGTCCTCCTGATGGGCGATGATCACGGCTGGGAAGAAACGGGCTACAACGGCCATCCCCATTTGAAGACACCGGTGATGGATGAGATGGCGGCGACGGGCCTGCGCCTGGACCGCTTCTATGCGGCCGCTCCGGTCTGCTCGCCGACGCGGGGCAGCGTGATCACGGGGCGTCACCCAAACCGATATGGCACGTTCTCCGCCAATTGGTCCATCCGGCCCGAGGAAACGAGCGTTGCACAGATTCTTGGCGCGGCGGGGTACGCGTGCGGCCATTTCGGCAAGTGGCACCTGGGGCCGGTGAAGGCGGAGTCCCCCACCAGTCCGGGCGCGATGGGCTTTCACGAGTGGGTGTCCCACGACAACTTTTTCGAGGTGGATCCCACCTTTTCGCGCAACGGCGGGCCGCCGGAGCAGTTCCACGGCGAGAGCTCCGAGATCGTCATTGAAGAGGCGATGCGCTTCATCGACAAGGCGCAACAGAACGGTAAGAATTTCTTCGTCGTGGTCTGGTTTGGCTCCCCCCACGAGCCGTACCGCGGCCTGGCAAAGGATAATGCGCTCTATGACGATCTTCCCGATGAATACGCAGGCCGGAGCACCAGCGTGACCTCCTTCGAGACGGGCGACACGGTGGAGCGGCCCCTTCGCGATGTGTTGCGGGAACGCTACGCCGAAATCACGGCCATGGATCGGTCCATGGGGCGGCTGCGCGAGCATCTTGCCGGCCGGGGCCTGCGCGATGACACCTTGCTGTGGTATTGCGGCGACAACGGCACGCAAGGCGGTGTCAACGTCGCCTCGCCGTTCCGCGGCAAGAAGGGCGATGTCTACGAGGGCGGAGTCCGCGTTCCCGGCCTTATCGAATGGCCCGCGGGCATTCCCGAGCCGCGCGCGAGCGATGTAAACACGGTCACAAGCGACATACTGCCCACCCTCTGCGCACTGGCGGGGCAGCCCCTGCCGGAACGGCCGCTGGACGGTATCAGCCTGAAACCGCTGCTCGAAGGCGCGATGCCGGAGCGGCCCGAGCCGATCCGTTTCTGGAGCTACAACACACGGGGTGAAGCGGAGGGACGAGAACCCTACATCGCGCCCGAACTTCAGGAGGGGACCACGCCGCTGGTCAAGTTGATGGCGGGCAAGCCAACGCGGAGCTTCCGTAATTTCCATCACCCGGAGATCGCGGAGTCGGACTATGAAGGCCCCCGGGCGATTCTGGACAACCGGTACAAGCTCGTGGTCCATGACGGCCGGCGGGAACTGTTTGACGTGCGCGACGACCCCGCGGAAACAAAGAATTTGCTCGAAGATCACCCCGAAATCGCCGAGCAATTGGAGCGGAAACTCCACGCCTGGCAAAAGTCGGTGCTTAGGAGCTTGACCGGCGCCGACTACGGGCAATCGTAG
- a CDS encoding DUF1080 domain-containing protein, producing MRLCATTLALALLCLPALAQDEPSAHPDTAGWTPLFADDLANAEKPDGVWTFENGELTATEDQAIWTTRDYENFVLDLEFKMGPGANSGVVVYCSNTADWIPNSLEIQIQDDFADKWKDGPENWRCGGVFGRVAPGAQAGKPAGEWNRYTITCKNGVIDVVLNGQHVTTMDKSKFTDAAKNPDGSEAPPWLSKAPASLPDQGRIGLQGKHAGAPIWFRNMKVKELD from the coding sequence ATGAGACTATGCGCCACGACCCTTGCCCTCGCGCTCCTCTGCCTGCCCGCACTCGCGCAGGATGAGCCGTCCGCCCACCCCGACACGGCCGGCTGGACCCCGCTCTTCGCCGACGACCTCGCGAACGCCGAAAAGCCCGACGGCGTATGGACCTTCGAAAACGGCGAGCTCACCGCCACCGAGGACCAGGCCATCTGGACCACCCGCGACTACGAAAACTTCGTGCTCGATCTGGAATTCAAGATGGGGCCGGGGGCGAACAGCGGCGTTGTCGTCTATTGCAGCAACACTGCGGACTGGATACCCAATTCCCTCGAAATCCAGATCCAGGACGACTTCGCCGACAAATGGAAAGACGGCCCCGAAAACTGGCGCTGCGGCGGCGTCTTCGGGCGCGTCGCCCCCGGCGCCCAGGCAGGCAAACCCGCCGGCGAATGGAACCGCTACACCATCACCTGCAAGAACGGCGTCATCGACGTCGTCCTCAACGGCCAGCACGTTACCACCATGGACAAATCGAAGTTCACCGACGCCGCGAAGAATCCCGACGGTTCCGAAGCCCCGCCCTGGCTCAGCAAAGCCCCCGCCAGCCTCCCCGACCAAGGCCGCATCGGCCTCCAGGGCAAACACGCCGGGGCGCCGATCTGGTTCCGGAACATGAAGGTGAAGGAGCTGGATTAG
- a CDS encoding heparinase II/III family protein, giving the protein MIRLFAALTLLIAAAPAQEPLKQSSALYPPEVMARVRANVADGQWAAGVRARVVEAAAPWRAMDDETLWGLMFGATLPRSWMVWSDGHSPVTGEPVPMYNWKMDAVNHPWKVQDPTSGAWFPTNDFKAYYDSGIDEQGVFDEARADRSLLFNAAHPDPNDPLHLFGVDDGHGYVNEKGERWLFVATYLIYGQWKQAVLGGINQLSAAWAVTGDREYARKAGILLDRVADLYPTFDFKTQGILYEGPGSAGYLSTWHDSCEETRELALAYDLVFPALREDPALVAFLSARAARHGLENPKASFADIQRNIEDRILRDALAHPEKIHSNYPRAEICQAVITKVLQRPEDSLWAILDPMLEKATAVDGVTGEKGLANYSAFTIQALAQFLAEFSKADPDFLPAVLARQPRLHDTYRFHIDTLCLDRYYPLSGDSGNYAFPLDRYVGMNFSHPGAGSWPLTPSTYRLLWDLHQATGDVAFAQILYRENGQTVEGLPHDVFGGDAGSLREELAAVIAQHGAEVELGSVNKEEWRIAILRSGRGEQRRTLWLDYDSGGGHSHQDGMNLGLFAHGLDLLPEMGYPPVQYGGWGSPKGRWYTMTAAHNTVVVDGKNQANAAGETALWIGEPPVQAIRASAPGMYGGDAYDRTAALIDIDDTHFYVIDVFRVAGGTRHTKFVQSHFGSLAVDGLRVAEAPDFGHDTQTRNFALDAAAEPGWRARWAFEDVYGLLPAGRSPGMHYTDLTSGAAAGTSEAWISTGGYDATEERWIPRLAVDRSAEEGAPLHSTFVSVYQPHAGDTPALPAARLPVADAPDGEPRDSDVALRVEHPGGGYDIVLLPDRPGEKRFVRIPEGAVIESDGALAALRFDGAGTLIRATLAGGSRLASGEFVLENPANEPFVSIEP; this is encoded by the coding sequence TTGATACGTCTATTCGCCGCCCTCACACTCTTAATCGCCGCCGCCCCGGCGCAGGAACCCTTAAAGCAGTCCAGCGCGCTCTATCCGCCCGAGGTCATGGCGCGCGTGCGGGCGAACGTGGCGGACGGCCAGTGGGCCGCGGGCGTGCGCGCGCGGGTTGTGGAGGCGGCGGCGCCCTGGCGCGCGATGGATGACGAGACGCTCTGGGGCCTGATGTTTGGCGCCACCCTGCCGCGTTCGTGGATGGTCTGGTCGGATGGCCACTCCCCGGTCACCGGCGAGCCGGTGCCGATGTACAACTGGAAGATGGATGCCGTTAATCACCCGTGGAAGGTCCAGGATCCGACCAGCGGGGCGTGGTTTCCGACGAACGACTTCAAGGCCTACTACGATTCCGGGATCGACGAACAGGGCGTTTTCGACGAGGCGCGGGCGGATCGTTCGCTGTTGTTCAACGCGGCGCACCCGGACCCGAACGACCCGCTGCACCTATTCGGCGTGGACGATGGCCACGGTTATGTGAATGAAAAGGGCGAACGCTGGCTTTTCGTGGCGACCTACCTCATATACGGCCAGTGGAAACAGGCGGTGCTCGGGGGGATCAACCAGCTCAGCGCGGCCTGGGCCGTCACGGGCGATCGGGAGTACGCGCGGAAAGCCGGCATCCTCCTGGATCGCGTGGCGGACCTCTACCCCACCTTCGACTTCAAGACCCAGGGCATCCTGTATGAGGGGCCGGGTTCCGCCGGCTACCTCTCCACCTGGCATGACTCGTGTGAAGAAACGCGCGAGCTTGCGCTGGCCTACGATCTCGTGTTCCCCGCGCTGCGCGAGGACCCGGCGCTGGTCGCGTTTCTGTCGGCGCGGGCGGCGCGCCATGGGTTGGAGAATCCCAAGGCGTCGTTCGCCGACATCCAGCGCAACATCGAGGACCGCATCCTCCGGGACGCCCTGGCGCACCCCGAGAAAATCCACTCGAACTACCCGCGCGCGGAAATCTGCCAGGCCGTCATCACGAAGGTGCTTCAGCGGCCCGAGGATTCGCTCTGGGCCATCCTGGACCCGATGCTGGAGAAGGCCACGGCGGTGGACGGCGTCACGGGCGAGAAAGGGCTGGCGAATTACTCCGCGTTCACGATCCAGGCGCTGGCCCAGTTCCTGGCGGAGTTCTCGAAGGCCGATCCGGACTTTCTGCCGGCCGTGCTGGCGCGCCAGCCCCGCCTGCACGACACGTATCGCTTTCACATCGACACGCTATGCCTGGATCGCTACTACCCGCTCTCGGGCGACTCGGGAAACTACGCCTTTCCCCTGGATCGCTATGTGGGTATGAACTTCAGCCATCCCGGCGCGGGGTCCTGGCCACTGACCCCCTCCACCTACCGGCTGCTGTGGGATTTGCACCAGGCGACCGGAGACGTGGCCTTCGCGCAGATACTCTACCGCGAGAACGGACAGACGGTGGAGGGGCTACCGCACGACGTCTTCGGCGGGGACGCCGGGTCGCTGCGGGAGGAACTGGCGGCGGTGATCGCGCAACATGGCGCGGAAGTAGAACTCGGCAGCGTGAACAAGGAGGAATGGCGCATCGCCATCCTGCGGTCGGGGCGGGGCGAACAGCGGCGGACGCTCTGGCTGGACTATGACTCGGGCGGGGGACACAGCCACCAGGATGGCATGAACCTGGGGCTCTTCGCGCACGGCCTGGACCTGCTCCCGGAAATGGGCTACCCGCCCGTGCAGTATGGCGGCTGGGGATCGCCAAAAGGCCGCTGGTACACCATGACCGCCGCGCACAATACCGTGGTGGTGGATGGGAAAAACCAGGCCAACGCCGCCGGGGAAACGGCGCTGTGGATCGGCGAGCCCCCGGTGCAGGCCATCCGCGCATCGGCCCCGGGCATGTATGGCGGAGACGCCTATGATCGCACGGCGGCGCTTATCGATATCGACGACACGCACTTCTACGTAATCGATGTGTTCCGCGTCGCGGGCGGAACCCGGCACACGAAGTTCGTTCAGAGCCACTTCGGATCCCTGGCGGTGGATGGGTTGCGGGTCGCGGAGGCGCCGGACTTCGGCCACGACACCCAGACCCGGAATTTCGCCCTGGACGCCGCGGCCGAGCCCGGCTGGCGGGCGCGCTGGGCGTTCGAGGACGTATACGGGCTGCTGCCGGCGGGCCGGTCGCCCGGCATGCACTACACCGACCTGACCAGCGGCGCGGCGGCGGGAACTTCGGAGGCGTGGATCAGCACCGGCGGCTACGACGCCACGGAGGAGCGCTGGATACCCCGGCTCGCCGTCGATCGCTCCGCCGAGGAAGGCGCCCCGCTCCATTCGACATTCGTTTCAGTCTACCAGCCGCATGCGGGCGATACACCGGCGCTTCCCGCCGCGCGGTTGCCCGTTGCGGACGCCCCGGACGGTGAGCCCCGAGATTCCGATGTCGCGCTGCGGGTTGAGCATCCCGGCGGCGGGTATGATATCGTACTGCTTCCGGATCGCCCCGGCGAGAAGCGCTTTGTGCGGATTCCCGAAGGCGCCGTCATCGAGAGCGACGGCGCGCTGGCCGCACTCCGGTTCGACGGCGCGGGAACGCTGATCCGCGCCACGCTGGCGGGCGGAAGCAGGCTTGCCTCGGGAGAATTCGTGCTGGAGAATCCGGCGAACGAACCTTTTGTTTCCATCGAACCGTAG
- a CDS encoding fumarylacetoacetate hydrolase family protein, which translates to MRICRFQRNDQPELGFYHDGGIVPIQAAIDVHNQSQDKTISLPHDDLLALLPHGAYASAAADLSAWLAGAGDSLAQLTIGADSVRLLRPLPDPGKILLLAGNYALHIQEGGEIAVERKETFPYIFMKPRTALNDPDADVIIPRINPDWIDYECELCVVMGRTARGVSEAEALDYVAGYTVLNDISDRKYRPNPDRKERPRDAFFDWMHGKWHDGFCPVGPAVTSSATITDPQQLDLRLTVNGEERQHSNTNRMIFPVAAVIEFISRWITLEPGDIIATGTCEGIGLSTGKMLRPGDVVEATIEQIGTLKNTMAAER; encoded by the coding sequence GTGCGCATCTGCCGGTTTCAACGCAACGACCAGCCCGAACTGGGCTTTTATCACGACGGCGGCATTGTGCCGATCCAGGCCGCCATCGACGTCCACAACCAGAGCCAGGACAAGACGATCTCGCTGCCGCACGACGATCTGCTGGCGCTGCTGCCGCACGGCGCGTACGCCAGCGCGGCGGCCGACCTTTCCGCATGGCTCGCGGGCGCGGGCGACAGCCTGGCCCAGCTTACCATCGGCGCGGACTCGGTACGGTTGCTCCGCCCGCTGCCGGATCCCGGAAAGATCCTGCTTCTCGCGGGCAACTACGCCCTGCACATCCAGGAAGGCGGCGAAATCGCCGTGGAGCGGAAGGAAACCTTTCCCTACATCTTCATGAAGCCGCGCACGGCGCTCAACGACCCGGATGCGGATGTCATCATTCCCCGGATCAATCCCGACTGGATCGACTACGAATGCGAGCTGTGCGTGGTCATGGGCAGGACGGCCAGGGGCGTTTCCGAGGCCGAAGCGCTCGACTACGTGGCGGGCTACACGGTGCTCAATGATATATCCGATCGCAAATACCGCCCGAATCCAGACCGAAAAGAACGCCCGCGCGACGCCTTCTTCGACTGGATGCACGGCAAGTGGCACGACGGCTTCTGCCCCGTTGGGCCGGCGGTTACGTCCTCGGCCACCATCACCGACCCGCAGCAGCTGGACCTGCGCCTGACGGTAAACGGCGAGGAACGCCAGCACAGCAACACAAACCGGATGATCTTCCCCGTGGCCGCCGTCATTGAATTCATCTCCCGCTGGATCACCCTCGAGCCGGGCGATATTATCGCCACGGGCACCTGCGAGGGCATCGGCCTGAGCACGGGCAAAATGCTGCGCCCCGGCGATGTCGTCGAGGCGACCATCGAACAGATCGGAACGCTGAAAAACACCATGGCTGCGGAGCGCTGA